Below is a window of Edaphobacter dinghuensis DNA.
CGAGCGGCTTCGCTGCAGTTCGTTAGAAAGATCACTGGCTTCAACAAGCCATCGAAGGCGAACGAAGAGGCGTTCATGGCTGCGATCGATGCGATTGCAGGCATATCGACCGAGCTTCTTCTTTCGCTTGAAACGAATGCGCCGCCAAAGAATCGAGAAGAAGAGGCGGCCAAAGCCAGAGCGCGCAACGCGGAGAGATTTCCAGTGTGAGGCGCGCAGGGCTGCGTTCGGCGATTCGCTCACGATTACCTGCGAGGTAATTGCTGTGCTCTGCGATCCGTTCGATATTGAAGCTGTAGCTGTTCAGGATGACCTGGAGGCTACAGAGGAGAGATCGTCATGCCGAATTATTCCGTTCATACCATCGCTTCAGCGCCTGAGAACTCGAAGACGGCGCTTGAACAGTTGCAGCAGGCTTTTGGCGTCGTGCCGAATATTGCCGGAGCGATTGCAAATTCACCGAAACTTATCAACGCTCTGGTTGGCGTATTTCAGCAGGTCCACAGCAGCAGCCTTGCCGAAGCGGAGATTCAAATCGTCCTTTTGACAGATGCTGTGACGAACTCGTGTGCCTATGCTGTCGCGTTCCATACGGCATTGGCGTTGCAGCAGGGAGTCGGGGCCGAGGCGGTCGATGCGATTCGTGCGCGGCAGGCGCCTGCGGATGGACGATATGCTGCGCTCTTCAACCTGGCAACGAACCTTATCGAGAGGCGCGGACATGTGAGCGAAGAGGAGCTTGATGCGTTTCTTGCTGCCGGGTTCACGAAAGAGCAGGTGCTGGAAGTGATCGCGATTGTGGCAGCCTCGACGATCACAAACTATGCTGGAACCATCGCCAATACGCCGCTGGACGATCCGTTCCGGCAGTATGCGTGGCGAGGATAGAGCGGAGGATGCATCTGAATCCGCCGTAGCTTCGCCGGATCTTGTGTTGCAGGAGAAGATCGTGATGGGAACACATTCGATTGCCGCGGCTCCTCAACTGGGTGAGTTGTTGCGCTACTGGAGACAGGAGCGCGGCAAGAGCCAGCTCGATCTTTCGCTGGACACAGGCATCTCGCAACGCCATGTGAGCTTTGTGGAGAGCGGACGAAGCACACCCAGCCGGGATTTTCTTTCCACTGTTTCCGATGCTTTGAACATTCCACTGCGCGAGCGAAATGTTTTGCTGCTGGCGTCGGGCTATGCGCCGCAGTATAGCGAGCAGAGCATGGATGACGAGCAGATGGCGATCGTAACCAGTGCCGTCGACCGAATGTTGCAGCAGCATGAACCGCATCCGGCGCTGGTGCTGGACCGGCACTGGAACGTGTTGAGGAGGAATGAGGCAGCGACACGATTCTTTGGCTCATTCGTTGACCTGGAGGCGTGGCCAAAGCCGCGGAACCTTCTTGAGCTGATGTTCGATCCAGCGGGAGTGCGGCCTTTTGTTGAGGAGTGGGAGAAGGTTGCCGCCGGTCTGCTGCAAAGGGTTCGGCGGGAGGCGGTGGGACAGGTGCTGGATGTGGAGCTGCAACGATTGCTGAAGCGGTTGCAGGAGTATCCAGAGGTTGAAGGATTGAAGCCTCCGCCTGCTGCTCAGAGCGCTGTATTGCCGATTGTGTTCAGGCGGGGAGAGGAGCGCTTCTCTTATTTTTCTCTGATTACGACGGTCGGTACGCCACAGTGCATTACGGCGCAGGAACTTCGCGTGGAGTGTATGTTTCCGAGTCATATCGCGAGCAGATGAATCTATTCCTCATGAGCGGTTGCGCGAGGTGGTATGGCAGACACTGAGATTCTGATCGAGCGGGCGTACTCGGCGTTCAACAAGCGGGACATCGATGGCGCATTAGCGCTGATGACCGAAGATGTGAGCTGGCCGAAGGCTTCGGAGGGCGGCAGGGTTGTGGGGAAGGAAGAGATTCGCGCTTATTGGATGCGGCAATGGGGCGAGTTTGATCCGTATGTCGACCCGCTGGTCATCACCGAGGGAGACGGCGGCAAGGTCCGCGTGAGGGTGCACCAGCTTGTCAGGAGCCTTGAAGGTGATGTGCTGGCGGACGGCGAAGTTCTCCATGTATTTACGGTGAAGAGCGGCCTTATCGCAGCCATGGAGCTTGGGGATGAGGCCGATGCGGCTGCGGGGCCGTCTGCTGCGTTTTCGCATCGACACTAACTAACGTCTTTTTTGTGATGACGTCTATCTATGACTACGTCTAATGCATAGCGCTTGTGAAAGGGAGAATTGACTGGCAAGACCGAAGCGCCAGCAAATACTGAATGTTTACAAGTGATCTCTCAGCGAATGCGCCACTCCACTTACTCCACTTACTCCACTCATTCCACTGGAAGAACTTTCCGAGCATGTTGAGTCCAAATCGTTTCGACGCATCGCCCTTAATCGCGGCCAAGATCTTGTGCGTGACGAATTACGATGGGTTGACGGGCTTGCGGCTCACAAGGAACAAAAAAAGTGACATCACCGGGTAATCTTCTTCGCATCTGCAACTACGCAAGAATGCGTGCGCGCTTCATTTTTGTACTGCTTCCATTTTTTTCAGTTCTTTCCGTTCCCGGTAGTGCACAACAAAGCGCGGCGCGGTTGACCAGAGTGGCCGATCCGCTGCCTGATGCTCCGCTGCCCGCGCAGGATGGTTCGGCCAATGACCAGACGGCAGGTACGGCGAGCATTGCAGGCGTAGTGGTCGATTCGGATGGCGCGGCGGTTTCGGGTGCGCTGGTCAGAGTTCTGCTGAGCGATGGAAGGCAATTTGCGACGCTGAAATCGGGCGTGAATGGAGAGTTCACGTTCACACAGGTTCCGGCGGGATCTTATTCCGTGATGGTGGATGCTTCGAGGTTCACCTCTTTCAAGACGCCGCCGTTTACTGTCGCGGCGGGGCAGGCTTATTCGGTCCCGGAGATTTCGCTTGCCATTGCAGGGGTAAACACGAGTGTGGTGGTTCGGCCTACGGAAGAGGTGGCCGCGGAACAGATCAAGGCGGAAGAGAAGCAGCGCGCGCTGGGCATCGTCCCCAACTTTTATGTGAGCTACATTCCGGATGCCGCTCCTCTGACGTCGAAGCAAAAGCTCTCGATGGCTGTTCACGACACGTTCGATTGGACGAGCTTTGTCGGCGTGAGCATCGGAGCGGGCATTCAGCAGGCCAACAATTCTTTCAGCGGCTATGGGCAGGGTGCGGAGGGATATGGCAAGCGATGGGGCGCGCTCTATGCCGACGGACGGACGAGCGACCTGCTGAGCCACTATGTCTTCGCATCGCTGCTTCACCAGGACCCGCGCTACTTTTACCAGGGCACGGGGACAAAGAAATCGCGGCTCTTCCATGCCTTGAGCAATGGATTTGTTGCACGCAGCGATAGCGGCAAGACCATGCCCAACTATGCGTATCTTTTTGGCGATATCACCTCTGCCGCTATTTCGAATGCGTATTATCCTAAGTCGGATCGCGGAGCGGGGCTGGTCTTCACGAACGCGGGGCTTGGCATCGCAGGCCGCGCCGCGCAAGGCGTGATTCAGGAATTTATCGGCAAGCGGCTGACGAAGCATAGCTCCGATTCCAGTGCCACAGCGCCGTGAGAGTGAGTGCTGCCTGAGGTTCAGTCTTCCTGGTGTGCGAGCCACTCGGAGGGTGGCATGCCGAGACGCTGGGTGAAGACCCGCGTGAGGGCCGTGGCGTTGGCGTATCCCACGGCGGCTGCGATGAGCTTCAGAGAGCTGCCCTTGCGCAACATCGTCTGGGCAACACCGAGACGCCAGTCTGTCAGGTAATCGAATGGCGTTATGCCGACGATGTGGCGAAAGCGTGCGGCGAAGCGGGCGCGGGACATGCCTGCGCGTCTGGCCAGCTCTTCGAGCGACCAGGGAAACTCAGGGTGTTTGTGCATAAGCTCGATTGCCTTGCCCAGACGTTCATCGGCAAGGCCCAACAGGACACCGCTGTCGAGCAGGCGATCGGTGAGGGCGGACCGTATGAGGAGCACGAGAATGTATTCGAAGAGACGATCGAGCGCGGCCTGCCTGCCGGCGGAGCGAGAGCTTGCTTCGGAGAACAGAAGCTCGAGGGCGGGAGCGAGCTGGGGAAGAGTGTTCAGAGGGACGACGAACGGCTCCGGGAGTGAGACGGTGAGAGGGTTCAACATGCCGACGCCGAATTGCACGGTGGCGCAGACGAGATCAGCACCACCGGTCTTGGGGCCGTGAATGCGATGTTGTTGAGGACGAGGAAAGAAGAGGATGCTTGGCGTATCGAGCACCAGAGGACGAGCGTTGGGGCGAATGACCGTCAACGTTCCTCTGCGGAGCACATGAAGATAGCCTGTCGGCTCGTCGAGGTTAGGAGAGAGGCCGCATTGCCGCCCCGAGTAAAACATGCGGGCGGAGAGAGAGAATCGTTCGAAGAAAGGGGCGAGGCGGTCCATAACGAGACTATAAGGTAGACCAAAGGCACTAAAAAGAACATAGAGTATCGTCTTATGGTTAAAGACGCTTCGGGCACGACCTGAGATGGAGCGGAAAGGACAGAGACGATGAATGGATTGAGCAAGGTTCGAGTGAAAGCAGAGAGCGGCCTGGTGCAGTTGGCGGCATGGATCGATGAGCGCAAGATTGCGTTTCTGGTCACGAGCATCGGCATGATTGTGATGCTGCTGTGGGCCGGGTCTTTTAAGATGACGCGTCCCGGCGCCGAAGGCATTATTCCTCTGGTTTCGAACAGCCCGCTGATCTGGTGGCACTTTAAGGTGTTCGGCCCTTATGTCGGATCGGACCTTATCGGCTTGACCGAGTGGCTTTACGCTCTGCTGATTATCGTGGGTTACTTTAAACCGAAGGCCGGTATCGCGGGCGGGCTGATCGGTGTGGTGATGTTTTTTACGACCAGCACCATGCTGATGACTACGCCGGGCGCGATCATCTCTGTACCCGGGATTCATGGGATGAGGTACATGAGCTTTCTGGGCCTGTTTCTCTTCAAGGACGTGATCTCGCTGGGAGCGTCGTTCTACCTGATCAGTTATTTCGGGAAGAAGGCCATTGCTTTGGAGAAGAGATCGTAATGGCGCGTTCGCACAGCGCTTGTTCTCGGGCGTTATCTCTTGCCTTCGGTCTCAAGGCAATTGGCCAGGTTTGCTGTGCAGTCGTGCAACTGATTTCGTAAGCGCTCGTTTTTTATCAGCAGCTCGGCGACGAGCAACTGGAGCCGGTCTCTTTCTTCGGACGCGCTTGGGGCGGTGTCATTCGTTTCATGGGACATGACAGGACATGGCATTTCACTCAAGCGAGTCACTTTATTCCGAAGAGGGTGTCGAAGACGGTGGCGGAGATTCGTTCCACGTCGGCGAGCTGGAAGAGGTGAGGGTCGAAGGTCTTTTCGAACTGCAGGGCGTAGAGGACGGCGAACGATGCATGGACTGCCTTGGTCCGCGTGAAGGATTGTTTGCCGCGTGGAGGCTTTCCAAGATGGGCGATGTATTCGGTCTCTTCGTCCTGCGGCCGCATGCGCTTGTAGATATCGAGGAGGCGTTCTCGCGCTTCAGGGTGGCGGATTGCATAGAGCTTGAACTCGAGGATCAGCAAGCTCCAGACCTCGTCCTTTGCGAGCGAGAGGAGGAACTTTCGGAGGATGCGGATGTTTTCTTCGGTCGATCGCGAGTCCTCGAGCAGGTCTCTCATCGTGACTCTGCGGCGGAGAGCAGTTGCTTCGATGAGAGCGAGGAAGACGTCTTCCTTGCTCTTGAACTGGCCGTAGATCGCTCCCTTGGTTCGTCCGGCGATCTCGGCGATCTCGGCGAGGTCGGCCTTCTCGTATCCATCGCGCACAAAGACTTTTTCTGCGGCTTGAAGGAGCAGCTCTCTGGTCTCTTTGGTGCGTTGCTCGTGCTTGTTCAGCTTTGTCGGTGGCATCTCGTCCACCATCGTAGCTGAAGGATGTCCCAAGATCATCTGGGATGGCGAGATAGGCTTGCTTGATTGTTCTTGTATGTTCATTGCGTACTGGCCTCTCAGTTCTACGCCTGGCTGTTGGGAGCGGACACCACGGAGGATGCTGACGCCTTCAGGATCGTCACGTATTTCTTTGCGAGCTTCTTTGCTACGGCGTCTGCAACGCCGGTGCTCTCAGACTCGGTACGCACCGCAGCCTTGATCTTCTCCTGCTTTGTGACGCCGGATGCAGCATCGGTGTAGGCCACATCGAACGTCATCTGGGTTGCGCTGGTGAACATGCCGATGGGTCCGGTTGCCGCACGCACGACCTGGTTCCCTTTCTTGTATGCATCGATGGCGATCTTGATGGTGAATTGCGGGCAGGCTGTTCCCTCGCCGAGCTCACCGGCGCGATAGACGTTGCCGACGCCCTTCGCTGCTTTGAGACGGGCGATGACATGTTCATAGACGAGCGCACGATAGGCGGCGGGGACCTGAGCGCGGTCCCAGTCGGGCAGATCGACGAGGACGCCGCGGGGATCGAGAGGTTTGCCGCTGCAGCTTGCCGTCTGCGAGAGGCGCGGTGCAGGGGGAGCGTCGCCGAAGCTCTTGAGCGCGAGGTCGGCTTCGGTTGCGGGGAGATAGAAGACGGCGGAATGGCTGCCGCCGCGAGCGTCGCGGAAGTCCAGCGTGAGCATGTCGACGCGATGATGCATCACGGCTGCGGCGGCTAAGCCACCTCCGTCGGGAATGACCATTCGCATGACGCGGCCACCGGTTCCCCACATCTCAACGCGGTCATTGCCGGCGCTGACGGCTGTGATGCGGTCGCGAGGGATCGATGTATGGAAGGATTTGCCGGTGAAGGTGAAGCTCTTCTGATCGAGAGTGAGAACGCCTTTCTGGTGGGGCCTGGCGTCGGGCAGGCCGTATGCGTGTTCGGCGTGGGCCGAGCGCCAAAGAACTGCGGAAGAGGGTGGTGTCGCAGGACCTGTGCGGATTTGCTGGGCGGATGCGATGGACAGGAGCGGGACGAGGGCAAGCGCGGTCAGCAGGCTGACGAGCTGTTGGGCGAGGGATCGGGGCATGAGACGACCTCCAAAATCGTACTGGTAGGTATATACCAACAAGTATGAAATGTCTATGCGCGAGGAGATTTATCAGAGGCCATGGGGCTTGCTCTGTCGGGTGATGCTTTGGTACTCGGTGAGTTGGTGCGCTTGTTTGCGGAGGGGATTTCTGAGATGCGCGGTTTCCGATACCGGTTGAGCGTCGTTTGCTTAGGGCGTGCCGGCTTCGATGCTTTGGCCGGTGGCTGAAGTATCGGAGGCTAAGTCGAGCTTGCCGCCTGCGCGTCCGTAGTCCAACAGGGACAGGAAGAGAGTTCCTAAGGCGTAGGCAGCGCTGATGGCAACGAGGCCTGCATCGTGGATGTGCAGGGCGCTCTTCATCAGCTCGACGACGCCGTAAGAACATGCGAGTGCGGAGAGCGCGTAGGGATGCCTCAAGGCGGTGCCCGCAAGTTTTGCGATGGTGGAAGGCGACGCTGTGATGCGCTGGCCAAGACGGCGCAGCTCATTTTGGAAGCCTACGATGGCTGCGGCGGGGATGTAGCCGAGCGGCGTCCTCACCCGGTTCCAGTCGATGTATCCGGCGTGGAGGCCGCTTGCAGCGAGCAGCAGACTGCCGAGGATGACACCCGCGGCGTTGATTCTTGGCGCGGCGATGGGATGACGATTTTTCTGCCGGAGCGCGTAGTCGGAGGCGATCCAGAGGAAGCCGACCGCGGTTTCAAGGTTTGGGTGGAGGCCCCGCCTCAGGAGCAGACCGGTGTTCCCTGCCATTAAGCTGACAGCGGTAACGGTGGGAGCGGCGCGGACGAGACGGCTTCGAATGGCGGCGAGCAGGTGGTAGATCCTCGATGAAGGGACTCATTGCATTGTAGGTGAGTGTGCGGCAGAGCCGTTATGCGAGTTCGCAAACGGCTCTGTAAAGATGCATGCATCAGTTCCATGAAGACTTGGGTGGGTCAAGTAGCCCGATTATTGAACGGGGGTTCCCTCCATCAACGCACGTTGAGATGCCGATATCGCCCAATGTCCCTGATCGAATGCGGGCTTGAGATCAGCCACGGTTTGTTGCAATTGCTTCAATTTGTCGTTTGCAGTAGAGGCACAGGTCGCGCCTGCGAAAGCCTTCTGTTGATCGCTAAGGATTGCTCCGAATTTAGTTAAGAAGTCACTGACGTTCTGCACAAGGCTGTCATACTGCGCCAGTTGCGTTCTCAGTTGACCAAGCTGATATCGGGTATTCACAATCCCAGCGGTAGAAATAGCATTTCCACCGTCTTTGAATGCATTTGCAACGGATGGCGCGAGAATGTCTGTGGCCGCTTGCAATTGATCGGCGCGGTACTGATCGAGGTTCTTGTTATACCCTATTACTCCAGCATATCCCTGAAAGGTTGAATCGCTGGTTGCCTCGAATTGCTTAATGTTCGCTTGGACACTAGTCAGTTGCGCCTGAATCTGCTGGGTAGCGGTGAGACTCTGAGTTCCTAGATTAACGACACAAGCGATGTCTGTTAACTTTTGATCCTTATCGCTGACCTTCGACGTGAAATACGATGCGAGTGAGAGACCAAGCGAAACATAGGGATTAGCGGTGGCAACTGATTTCACCAAAGGGTTGCTAGTTAACGATGAAATAACGTTTGTGTTTTGCTTCTGCAAGAGTGCCTGAACGTCAGTTGTGAAGAGTTGGTTATTCATAGGATTTACAGCATCTTGAAAGTCACTAATCGCTGATCCCAGGTTGAATGCAAATTCAAGTCTGTGAGCCTGATCGTCCATAAGACTTAAGCCTGCATATCCGGCTTGATATTGTCTGGTGAGGTCATCAGTCGCTTTTTTTGCTTGTGTCGCAGCTAGATCTTGTTGGGTCTTTTGAGCTGTTTCAAGTGCGGTTATTCGCGCGGTGAGCGTCTGGATAGTAGACGCAGCATTGTTGTTCTGCGCTAACTGGGACTGAACAGCTTCGAGTTGTTTTTGAAGGTCGGCGATCTGTTGATCCTGTACAGAACTCTGTGACGCGGCTTGCTGAGCAAGTACGTTCAGTTTGGTGGTATCGGGGGTTTGTTGAACCTGAGCAGAAACTGCAGTTGCATTAATACCTGGATGCAGTTGCGCTCCTGCACTGTGGAAGGCAGGCAGAAGCAGAAGTAGGGTGGACTGGAACAGCAATAGCTTACGCACAACAACCATGGCAGAATCCTCCAGAACCTAAAATGTGCAGCAGGAAACTCTCGGATTATCCTACTGATACTTCCGAAAGTCGAGGGTAAGATTGTTCGGAACAGATATGCGAAACGTATAGTGCGATGCTCGGAAGCGCACCTGTAAAGGTGTACTCAGTTTGCGAAATCTTCGATCCCAATCCTCGAACAAAAGTGCTCGCAGTTGGCTTCTATTTGCAATAAGCCACGAGAAGCTCTGCCGCTATAAAAGCAGGGAGCGGTGTTGTGGCTTGACTGGATGGTCGCCCATTCAAGGTTGCGATGGCGGTGCATGTTTTTCTCAAAGCGAGCTTTCAATGCCGTTGGAACCAGGAAAGAGAAGCCGACTTTTGAGGACCGATTCGTTCAAGTTTTTGAATAGCCCAGTCCCATTGCGCTCAGAGGAGTTCCTGGGCGAGTCCGATGAGAAGGCCTTCAGGCCCGCGGATGTAGCAAAGCCGATAAGAGTCCTGATACTGGACGACTTCGCCTACGAGCTGTGCGCCGCGCTTGCGCAGCCTGCCAAGCGTTTCGTCGATGTCGTCCACGGCGAACATGACGCGGAGGTAGCCTAAAGCGTTTACCGGGGCGTTGCGGTGGTCCGCGACGACTGGCGGCGCGAGGAAGCGGGAGAGCTCGAGACGGCTGTGGCCGTCCGGTGTACGCATCATGGCAATCTCGACGCGCTGGTCGCCGAGTCCGGTGATACGACCTGCCCATTCTCCTTCGATCGTGGCTCGCCCTTCCAGTTCCAGGCCGAGCTCGCGGAAGAAATCAATCGTCGCTTCGAGGTCATCGACGACAATCCCTATGTTATCCATCCGTTTGAGCGCCATGCGTCGACTGTACAAGATGTCGCATGGATGCAACAACGGGTGTTTTGCAAGGCCGAAGCAGAATCCGCGCGGAGGTTGCCTGATTGCTTTCGGATTACCCATAATCCTCCGATTACGGGCAATCCGGAAGAGAAGTGATTTGTTGCTTATTCGGCGCGGAGGATTTCGGTGGGGTTGGTGCGTAGCGCGCGGAGGACAGCTGGGAGGATGGCGATGAGGGCGGTGAGCAGGATGGCGCATGTCGGCAGCGCGATCATATCTGCGTCGGTGGCTTTGACTTGATAGAAGAGCGATTCGGCGTAGCGCGCTGTGCCGAGTCCGAGGGTGATGCCTGCGCAGCCGCCGAGGACGATCATCAGGAAGATGTCGGAGGTGACGAGACGCACGATGCGGGTGCGAGGTGCGCCGATTGCCATGCGGATGCCGATCTCGCGGCGGCGCTGCTGCACGCTGTAGTTGAGGACGGCGTAGAGTCCGATGCCGGCGAGGAGCAGAGCGACGGCGGCGAAGAAGGCGGCGAGCATGGCGAGGAGGCGTTCGCGGACGGTCTGGTCGCGGAAGAGATCGAGTTGGGTGGTGATGTTGGAGATGCGGAGGCCGTTGTGGCGCTCGGCGATGAGCTGGCGGAGGGTGTCGGCGAGGGCAAGCGGGTTTTGGGTATCGGTGTGAATGGTGAAGGTGGCGAAGTCCACGGTCTTAGGAACGGATTGGTTGTCTACTCTATCGATTTCGCCGAAGGGGACATAGAAGACGGGGCGGTTGGGCTCGCGCAGGTCGCGGTATGGGGCGTCGGGGGTGATGCCGACGATGGCATAGGGATGTTCATTGGCGCCGCGTGCGAAGGTGTGGCCGATGGGGTCCTGATTGGGGAAGAAGGTTTTGGCGAAGCTTTGATTGATGATGGCGGCTCCGGGCGAGGTGTCGTCGCGGTTGAAGTCGCGGCCGGAGACGAGAGGGATCTTCATCGTGGAGAGCCAGCCGGGGGAGACGCTGAGGAAGAAGGCGGGAGTTGGGCTGGGAGTTGCGTTGTTGATGGAGATGTCGCTGTTGATGGCGATGCGTCCGAGAAGGGGCCATCGCGCGATGGCTACGGAGTCGACGCCGGTGACGGCACGGAGCGCATCGGCAGTTTGATTCCAGACGACGGGGAGCTGGCCTTTGCCGGCGACGGTTTCGAGCAGGAGGATGCGGTCGGTGGAGAAGCCGAGAGGTCGGTTCTGGAGGCGCTGGAAGGACGCGACGAAGAGCGAAGAGAGAAAGAGGACGAGGCAGCAGAAGGCGACTTGCAGCGCGATGGCTCCGCGCATGAGACGGCGTGGCGAGTGCGGATCGTTACCGCCTTTGAGGGCGGTGACGGGCTGGACGGCAGAGGCGCGGAGAGCTGGAAACAAGCCGAGCAGTAGAACGATGAGGAGGATGAGCGCGAAGCCGAAGAGGAGCACGCGCCAGTCGGCGGGGAGGGCGAGGCGTGCAGGATTATCGGGCGGATTGACGAGGCTGAGCACAAAGGGCGCGGACCATGCTGCAAAGAACGCTCCGAGGATGGAGGCGAAGAGGGCGAGCAGCGTGCTTTGGGACAGAATGAGCTGGACGAGGCGGCGACGGCCAGCGCCGATGGAGACTCGGAGGGCCATCTCCTGTGTGCGTGCGGCTGCCTGGGCGGTCATCATGTTGGCGACGTTGACGCAGGCGATGAGCAGGACGAGAGCGACGAGGAGACCGAGGACGCCGAGCAGTCGGCGATATTCCTTTTGCAGATCGGAGATGCCAGCACCGGCGGGAGAGATGGCGAGCGTCTGATTAAGATAGCGGTCGATCTGTGCCTGCGGCGCGCCGTGGAAGCTTTTGGTAAACGCAATATTGAAGACGTGGTTGACGGCGGAGAGATGCTGGCGGAGCGGCTCGAGGGCGGTGGCTGGGTCGATGCCCGGTTTCAACATCAGGAAGGCGCGGTGCCAGGAGACGTTATCCTGAGTGGCTAAGCTGCTCATGGTGAGGGGCAGAAAGATGTCGGTGACAGTTCCCTTTTCGGTGCCGGTGAAATCGCGAGGGCCGACGCCGACGATCTCGAAGGTCTGGTCGCCGATGTGAAGCGAGCGGCCGAGGACGTGGGGATCGCGGCCGAAGCGGCGATTCCAGTAGTCCCATGAGAGGACGGCGTAGGGGCTGGCGCCGAGAGCGCGGTCATCTGTAGGGGCGAGCAGGCGGCCGAGTGCGGGCTGGAGGCCGAAGAGCGGGAACATGTTGCCGGAGATGGAGACGACGTGGGCTTTCTCCATGTCGTCGTCGGTGGACCAAGTGATGTCGGTGCGGTCGGCGTCGCTGATGGCGATGAGGTCGGCCTGGTCTTTGACGGCATCGCGCATGAGATTGAAGTCAGGCGTGGCCCAGTGGTTGTCCTCGATTGGCTTGCCGTCGAAGCCGGTCATCTTGCGGGAGAGGATATACAGGCTGCTGGAGTGGGCGATGGGCAGCGGACGCCAGAGCAGAGCGTCGATGAGACGAAAGGCTGCGACGGAG
It encodes the following:
- a CDS encoding DUF2277 domain-containing protein — its product is MCRNIKMLFNFDPPVTADEVRAASLQFVRKITGFNKPSKANEEAFMAAIDAIAGISTELLLSLETNAPPKNREEEAAKARARNAERFPV
- a CDS encoding carboxymuconolactone decarboxylase family protein; its protein translation is MPNYSVHTIASAPENSKTALEQLQQAFGVVPNIAGAIANSPKLINALVGVFQQVHSSSLAEAEIQIVLLTDAVTNSCAYAVAFHTALALQQGVGAEAVDAIRARQAPADGRYAALFNLATNLIERRGHVSEEELDAFLAAGFTKEQVLEVIAIVAASTITNYAGTIANTPLDDPFRQYAWRG
- a CDS encoding helix-turn-helix domain-containing protein, whose product is MGTHSIAAAPQLGELLRYWRQERGKSQLDLSLDTGISQRHVSFVESGRSTPSRDFLSTVSDALNIPLRERNVLLLASGYAPQYSEQSMDDEQMAIVTSAVDRMLQQHEPHPALVLDRHWNVLRRNEAATRFFGSFVDLEAWPKPRNLLELMFDPAGVRPFVEEWEKVAAGLLQRVRREAVGQVLDVELQRLLKRLQEYPEVEGLKPPPAAQSAVLPIVFRRGEERFSYFSLITTVGTPQCITAQELRVECMFPSHIASR
- a CDS encoding nuclear transport factor 2 family protein; this encodes MADTEILIERAYSAFNKRDIDGALALMTEDVSWPKASEGGRVVGKEEIRAYWMRQWGEFDPYVDPLVITEGDGGKVRVRVHQLVRSLEGDVLADGEVLHVFTVKSGLIAAMELGDEADAAAGPSAAFSHRH
- a CDS encoding carboxypeptidase-like regulatory domain-containing protein, whose protein sequence is MADPLPDAPLPAQDGSANDQTAGTASIAGVVVDSDGAAVSGALVRVLLSDGRQFATLKSGVNGEFTFTQVPAGSYSVMVDASRFTSFKTPPFTVAAGQAYSVPEISLAIAGVNTSVVVRPTEEVAAEQIKAEEKQRALGIVPNFYVSYIPDAAPLTSKQKLSMAVHDTFDWTSFVGVSIGAGIQQANNSFSGYGQGAEGYGKRWGALYADGRTSDLLSHYVFASLLHQDPRYFYQGTGTKKSRLFHALSNGFVARSDSGKTMPNYAYLFGDITSAAISNAYYPKSDRGAGLVFTNAGLGIAGRAAQGVIQEFIGKRLTKHSSDSSATAP
- a CDS encoding AraC family transcriptional regulator — protein: MDRLAPFFERFSLSARMFYSGRQCGLSPNLDEPTGYLHVLRRGTLTVIRPNARPLVLDTPSILFFPRPQQHRIHGPKTGGADLVCATVQFGVGMLNPLTVSLPEPFVVPLNTLPQLAPALELLFSEASSRSAGRQAALDRLFEYILVLLIRSALTDRLLDSGVLLGLADERLGKAIELMHKHPEFPWSLEELARRAGMSRARFAARFRHIVGITPFDYLTDWRLGVAQTMLRKGSSLKLIAAAVGYANATALTRVFTQRLGMPPSEWLAHQED
- a CDS encoding DUF417 family protein — its product is MNGLSKVRVKAESGLVQLAAWIDERKIAFLVTSIGMIVMLLWAGSFKMTRPGAEGIIPLVSNSPLIWWHFKVFGPYVGSDLIGLTEWLYALLIIVGYFKPKAGIAGGLIGVVMFFTTSTMLMTTPGAIISVPGIHGMRYMSFLGLFLFKDVISLGASFYLISYFGKKAIALEKRS
- a CDS encoding TetR/AcrR family transcriptional regulator, whose product is MILGHPSATMVDEMPPTKLNKHEQRTKETRELLLQAAEKVFVRDGYEKADLAEIAEIAGRTKGAIYGQFKSKEDVFLALIEATALRRRVTMRDLLEDSRSTEENIRILRKFLLSLAKDEVWSLLILEFKLYAIRHPEARERLLDIYKRMRPQDEETEYIAHLGKPPRGKQSFTRTKAVHASFAVLYALQFEKTFDPHLFQLADVERISATVFDTLFGIK
- a CDS encoding VOC family protein; this encodes MALKRMDNIGIVVDDLEATIDFFRELGLELEGRATIEGEWAGRITGLGDQRVEIAMMRTPDGHSRLELSRFLAPPVVADHRNAPVNALGYLRVMFAVDDIDETLGRLRKRGAQLVGEVVQYQDSYRLCYIRGPEGLLIGLAQELL
- a CDS encoding ADOP family duplicated permease; this translates as MSLWSRISNALHGERLNREIDEELQSHIEEAVASGRDRNEARHALGSTLRSREVSHSIRVVGWLESLRADLSFGWRQLCRNKVMTAAAVLSLALGIGSSVAAFRLIDALLWRPLPIAHSSSLYILSRKMTGFDGKPIEDNHWATPDFNLMRDAVKDQADLIAISDADRTDITWSTDDDMEKAHVVSISGNMFPLFGLQPALGRLLAPTDDRALGASPYAVLSWDYWNRRFGRDPHVLGRSLHIGDQTFEIVGVGPRDFTGTEKGTVTDIFLPLTMSSLATQDNVSWHRAFLMLKPGIDPATALEPLRQHLSAVNHVFNIAFTKSFHGAPQAQIDRYLNQTLAISPAGAGISDLQKEYRRLLGVLGLLVALVLLIACVNVANMMTAQAAARTQEMALRVSIGAGRRRLVQLILSQSTLLALFASILGAFFAAWSAPFVLSLVNPPDNPARLALPADWRVLLFGFALILLIVLLLGLFPALRASAVQPVTALKGGNDPHSPRRLMRGAIALQVAFCCLVLFLSSLFVASFQRLQNRPLGFSTDRILLLETVAGKGQLPVVWNQTADALRAVTGVDSVAIARWPLLGRIAINSDISINNATPSPTPAFFLSVSPGWLSTMKIPLVSGRDFNRDDTSPGAAIINQSFAKTFFPNQDPIGHTFARGANEHPYAIVGITPDAPYRDLREPNRPVFYVPFGEIDRVDNQSVPKTVDFATFTIHTDTQNPLALADTLRQLIAERHNGLRISNITTQLDLFRDQTVRERLLAMLAAFFAAVALLLAGIGLYAVLNYSVQQRRREIGIRMAIGAPRTRIVRLVTSDIFLMIVLGGCAGITLGLGTARYAESLFYQVKATDADMIALPTCAILLTALIAILPAVLRALRTNPTEILRAE